Proteins encoded together in one Triticum dicoccoides isolate Atlit2015 ecotype Zavitan chromosome 7B, WEW_v2.0, whole genome shotgun sequence window:
- the LOC119341281 gene encoding replication protein A 32 kDa subunit C-like → MAAAASYFSGTALMPSQRATASDYSAAGAATPSPSKARNPRYSGCVPATVLHISRSLAAAADHGGGGGEPVFSIDGVETSNVRVLGRVVSMSSRETDVSFTLDDGTGKIDLVRWINDEIDARDAAFIQHGVYVRVHVNIMGFQAQKHGFARSIRPVTNFNEVVLHFIECMHVHMENTQTKMQGQLPPAVQTNAYTHVPYSGGVREQQVHFTPQVNQRQLPPAVRTNVSTYGPFTGGAREHQVHFTPQVNHGQFPPPRVQTNTSTHGPFSGGVRDHQVQLAPRPQINQFAAYSGTGGQQYDLQRMVLEVLQAPDILPLENGVHVDEVARRTGAPKTNIMEVINLLADTGFVCWTIDDYHVKSVCNG, encoded by the exons ATGGCGGCCGCCGCCTCCTACTTCTCCGGCACGGCGCTCATGCCGTCGCAGCGCGCGACTGCGTCCGACTACTCCGCCGCCGGCGCGGCCACCCCTTCCCCCTCCAAG GCGCGCAACCCTCGATACTCCGGCTGCGTCCCCGCCACCGTCCTCCACATCTCCCGCTCCCTCGCCGCCGCGGCGGAccacggcggtggcggtggcgagccCGTCTTCTCCATCGACGGCGTCGAGACCAGCAAC GTTAGGGTTTTGGGGAGGGTTGTGAGCATGTCGAGCAGGGAGACCGACGTGTCGTTCACGCTCGACGACGGCACCGGGAAGATCGATCTCGTGCGGTG GATCAATGACGAGATAGATGCTCGAGACGCGGCTTTCATCCA GCATGGAGTGTACGTCAGGGTTCATGTGAATATCATGGGGTTTCAGGCTCAGAAGCATGGATTTGCTCGATCTATCCG CCCAGTTACCAATTTCAATGAAGTGGTGCTGCATTTCATCGAATGCATGCACGTGCACATGGAAAATACTCAGACGAAG ATGCAAGGGCAACTCCCTCCAGCAGTTCAAACAAACGCTTATACTCATGTGCCTTATTCTGGTGGAGTGAGAGAACAGCAAGTCCATTTTACTCCTCAAGTAAACCAACGGCAACTCCCACCTGCAGTTCGAACAAATGTGTCTACTTATGGGCCTTTTACTGGTGGTGCGAGAGAACATCAAGTTCATTTTACTCCTCAAGTAAATCATGGACAATTTCCTCCTCCCAGAGTTCAAACTAATACATCTACTCATGGTCCTTTCTCCGGTGGAGTGAGAGACCATCAAGTTCAGCTTGCTCCTCGACCTCAAATAAACCAA TTTGCAGCTTACTCAGGCACTGGTGGACAACAGTATGATCTGCAAAGAATGGTTTTGGAAGTTCTGCAAGCACCTGATATCCT ACCCCTTGAAAATGGCGTACACGTTGATGAAGTGGCTAGAAGAACTGGAGCGCCAAAAACAAACATCAT GGAGGTTATCAACTTACTCGCTGATACAGGGTTTGTCTGTTGGACCATTGATGACTATCATGTCAAGTCTGTGTGTAATGGTTGA
- the LOC119339957 gene encoding probable receptor-like serine/threonine-protein kinase At5g57670, with the protein MKPLYLRSSGSFKRLLLSLSPHRAKRVHAPPDASGDAHAEPPPPERRPEWECFSYEEVRRATDGFRAANLVGRGGSSEVYRGELADGRAVAVKRLMGASACERRERDFLAELGTVAHARHPNVCPLLGCCVDRDLYLVFAFSARGSVSANLHDDEEGAPAMGWEARYGVAVGTARGLEYLHKGCRRRIIHRDIKASNVLLTDDFQPQISDFGLAKWLPTEWTHRAIAPIEGTFGCLAPEYYTHGIVDEKTDVFAFGVFLLELMAGRKPVDGTHRSLLGWARPLLNEGKTEALVDPRIAGGGYDAEQARRLAFVASLCIRASATWRPCMTEVLELLEGVEIKEERWAMPEPAAGDDEGEEMWGFDDLVPFLDVVGLEHLARAKIASDDCDAC; encoded by the exons ATGAAGCCGCTGTACCTGCGGAGCAGCGGCAGCTTCAAGAGGCTGCTGCTCTCCCTCTCGCCCCACCGCGCCAAGCGCGTCCACGCGCCCCCCGACGCGTCCGGGGACGCGCacgcggagccgccgccgcccgaacgGAGGCCCGAGTGGGAGTGCTTCTCGTACGAGGAGGTCCGGCGCGCCACAGACGGCTTCCGCGCGGCCAACCTGGTGGGCCGGGGCGGGTCGTCGGAGGTGTACCGCGGCGAGCTGGCGGACGGGCGGGCCGTGGCGGTGAAGCGGCTCATGGGCGCGTCCGCCTGCGAGCGCAGGGAGCGGGACTTCCTGGCGGAGCTCGGCACGGTGGCCCACGCCAGGCACCCCAACGTCTGCCCGCTCCTGGGATGCTGCGTTGACCGCGACCTCTACCTCGTCTTCGCCTTCTCCGCCCGCGGCTCCGTCTCCGCGAACCTCCACG ACGACGAGGAGGGGGCGCCGGCGATGGGGTGGGAGGCGCGGTACGGCGTGGCGGTGGGCACGGCGAGGGGGCTGGAGTACCTGCACAAGGGGTGCCGGCGGCGGATCATCCACAGGGACATCAAGGCCTCCAACGTGCTGCTCACCGACGACTTCCAGCCCCAG ATCTCCGACTTCGGGCTGGCCAAGTGGCTGCCGACGGAGTGGACGCACCGGGCGATCGCGCCGATCGAGGGCACCTTCGGGTGCCTGGCGCCCGAGTACTACACGCACGGCATCGTGGACGAGAAGACGGACGTGTTCGCCTTCGGCGTCTTCCTGCTGGAGCTCATGGCCGGCCGGAAGCCGGTGGACGGCACCCACAGGAGCCTCCTCGGCTGG GCGAGGCCCTTGCTCAACGAGGGCAAGACGGAGGCGCTGGTGGACCCGAGGATCGCCGGCGGCGGCTACGACGCCGAGCAGGCCCGGCGGCTGGCGTTCGTGGCGTCGCTGTGCATCCGCGCATCGGCGACGTGGAGGCCGTGCATGACCGAG GTCCTGGAGCTGTTGGAGGGCGTGGAGATCAAGGAGGAGCGATGGGCGATGCCGGAACCGGCGGCCGGGGACGACGAGGGGGAGGAAATGTGGGGCTTCGACGACCTCGTCCCCTTCCTCGACGTCGTCGGCCTCGAGCACTTAGCACGGGCTAAGATTGCGTCAGACGACTGTGATGCTTGCTGA